From Taeniopygia guttata chromosome 21, bTaeGut7.mat, whole genome shotgun sequence, one genomic window encodes:
- the CENPS gene encoding centromere protein S isoform X1 codes for MAAAGAEEQQVLAQRLKAAVHYTVGCLCQEVEEDKDVQFSKQTIAAISEITFRQCEIFAKDLEMFARHAKRTTVTTEDVKLLARRSNSLAKVRNSLSLPQGAESPNINTGITGSLYSLLC; via the exons ATGGCGGCGGCCGGCGCCGAGGAGCAGCAGGTGCTCGCACAG AGGCTGAAGGCGGCGGTTCACTACACGGTCgggtgcctgtgccaggaggtggaggaggacaAGGACGTGCAGTTCAGCAAACAGACCATCGCAGCCATCTCGGAGATCACCTTCCGGCAGTGCG AAATCTTTGCAAAAGACCTTGAAATGTTTGCAAG GCATGCAAAACGAACCACAGTCACTACAGAAGATGTGAAGCTTTTGGCCAGAAGAAGCAATTCTTTG GCTAAGGTCAGGAATAGCTTGAGTCTGCCTCAAGGTGCTGAGTCTCCCAACATTAATACAGGGATCACAGGATCATTGTATTCCCTCCTGTGCTGA
- the DFFA gene encoding DNA fragmentation factor subunit alpha isoform X2 — MAARLKRCVVRRRDGPEQHGVAASCLRELRDKACGVLAIDKAREPITLVLAEDGTIVDDEDYFLCLPANTKFVALAKDEKWSSKSLDSGTSWLSESVDEVDSAAEKWKQLARQLKDDLSNIILMSEEDLQVLIDVPCSDLAEELAQSETKVRVLQDTLQQVLDRQEEERQSRQLLELYLEALKTEDSILSKVAEPEAAPRKEMDVVDTGTSSTDTSATTALSGQVLAALKEKRAPELCLDSQDLESFKH; from the exons ATGGCGGCGCGGCTGAAGCGCTGCGTGGtgcggcggcgggacgggccGGAGCAGCACGGCGTGGCCGCGTCCTGCCTGCGGGAGCTGCGCGACAAAG cttGTGGTGTTCTGGCTATTGACAAGGCCAGGGAACCCATCACCTTGGTACTGGCAGAAGATGGGACCATTGTGGATGATGAAGATTACTTCTTGTGTTTGCCAGCTAACACCAAGTTTGTGGCACTGGCCAAGGACGAGAAATGGTCCAGCAAAAGCTTAG ACAGTGGAACATCCTGGCTCTCGGAGTCTGTGGATGAAGTGGACAGTGCTGCCGAGAAGTGGAAGCAACTGGCCAGGCAGCTGAAGGATGACCTGTCCAACATCATCCTGATGTCTGAAGAAGACCTCCAG GTGCTGATTGATGTGCCATGCTCAGACCTAGCAGAAGAACTTGCCCAAAGTGAAACCAAAGTGCGAGTGCTGCAGGACACCCTGCAGCAGGTGCTGGACAGACAAGAAGAAGAGCGTCAGTCAAGGCAGCTCCTAGAACTCTACCTAGAGGCCTTGAAAACTGAAGACAGTATCTTAAGCAAAGTTGCAG AACCTGAGGCTGCACCAAGGAAGGAGATGGATGTGGTTGACACAGGTACCAGCAGCACAGATACTTCAGCCACAACAGCACTCAGCGGCCAGGTCCTTGCTGCTCTGAAAGAGAAACGTGCTCCAGAGCTCTGCTTGGACAGTCAGGATCTAGAG AGCTTCAAGCATTGA
- the CENPS gene encoding centromere protein S (The RefSeq protein has 1 substitution compared to this genomic sequence), which yields MAAAGAEERQVLAQRLKAAVHYTVGCLCQEVEEDKDVQFSKQTIAAISEITFRQCEIFAKDLEMFARHAKRTTVTTEDVKLLARRSNSLLKYITQKSEELASSNMEQKEKKRKKSSAAKGERTPGEQEAAVTENEDSNMA from the exons ATGGCGGCGGCCGGCGCCGAGGAGCAGCAGGTGCTCGCACAG AGGCTGAAGGCGGCGGTTCACTACACGGTCgggtgcctgtgccaggaggtggaggaggacaAGGACGTGCAGTTCAGCAAACAGACCATCGCAGCCATCTCGGAGATCACCTTCCGGCAGTGCG AAATCTTTGCAAAAGACCTTGAAATGTTTGCAAG GCATGCAAAACGAACCACAGTCACTACAGAAGATGTGAAGCTTTTGGCCAGAAGAAGCAATTCTTTG CTAAAATATATCACTCAGAAGAGTGAAGAGCTTGCATCAAGTAACATGgagcagaaggagaagaagagaaagaagtcCAGTGCAGCTAAGGGAGAGAGAACTCCTGGGGAACAAGAAGCAGCTGTGACTGAAAATGAAGATTCCAACATGGCATGA
- the DFFA gene encoding DNA fragmentation factor subunit alpha isoform X1, protein MAARLKRCVVRRRDGPEQHGVAASCLRELRDKACGVLAIDKAREPITLVLAEDGTIVDDEDYFLCLPANTKFVALAKDEKWSSKSLDSGTSWLSESVDEVDSAAEKWKQLARQLKDDLSNIILMSEEDLQVLIDVPCSDLAEELAQSETKVRVLQDTLQQVLDRQEEERQSRQLLELYLEALKTEDSILSKVAEPEAAPRKEMDVVDTGTSSTDTSATTALSGQVLAALKEKRAPELCLDSQDLELVLKEDAAALASALGWDEQKAGALQEACEQELSKRLRQVQTLHSLRSTSKGKKTLPWGDWPSAKRKK, encoded by the exons ATGGCGGCGCGGCTGAAGCGCTGCGTGGtgcggcggcgggacgggccGGAGCAGCACGGCGTGGCCGCGTCCTGCCTGCGGGAGCTGCGCGACAAAG cttGTGGTGTTCTGGCTATTGACAAGGCCAGGGAACCCATCACCTTGGTACTGGCAGAAGATGGGACCATTGTGGATGATGAAGATTACTTCTTGTGTTTGCCAGCTAACACCAAGTTTGTGGCACTGGCCAAGGACGAGAAATGGTCCAGCAAAAGCTTAG ACAGTGGAACATCCTGGCTCTCGGAGTCTGTGGATGAAGTGGACAGTGCTGCCGAGAAGTGGAAGCAACTGGCCAGGCAGCTGAAGGATGACCTGTCCAACATCATCCTGATGTCTGAAGAAGACCTCCAG GTGCTGATTGATGTGCCATGCTCAGACCTAGCAGAAGAACTTGCCCAAAGTGAAACCAAAGTGCGAGTGCTGCAGGACACCCTGCAGCAGGTGCTGGACAGACAAGAAGAAGAGCGTCAGTCAAGGCAGCTCCTAGAACTCTACCTAGAGGCCTTGAAAACTGAAGACAGTATCTTAAGCAAAGTTGCAG AACCTGAGGCTGCACCAAGGAAGGAGATGGATGTGGTTGACACAGGTACCAGCAGCACAGATACTTCAGCCACAACAGCACTCAGCGGCCAGGTCCTTGCTGCTCTGAAAGAGAAACGTGCTCCAGAGCTCTGCTTGGACAGTCAGGATCTAGAG CTGGTGTTGAAGGAGGAcgcagcagccctggcctcgGCTCTGGGATGGGACGAGCAGAaagctggagctctgcaggaagCCTGTGAGCAGGAGCTCTCCAAGCGCCTCAGACAAGTGCAGACTCTGCACTCCCTGCGCAGCACCTCCAAGGGCAAGAAAACGCTTCCCTGGGGGGACTGGCCCAGTGCAAAACGCAAAAAATAG